A window of Oligoflexus sp. contains these coding sequences:
- the uppP gene encoding undecaprenyl-diphosphatase UppP — protein MELWHSVVLGIIQGLAEFLPISSSGHLIIVSTMLQGQPLPMSLEVALHVGTMVALLIYFWRDWLDLLQGSLQTVKEKKLNPRSQLLINIVVGTIPAAVIGLAFEHQIEHFFTAHPYLVCFPLVIVGILLWWIDRKAPVHRKMLDFGPKQGFLVGVAQACALFPGTSRSGATIIASRLLGLDRSDAARFSFLLGTPAMAGAAVLKADEIIASIHLPEFYVGMIVSAVTGWLVIGFLMRYLRTYGFGVFAIYRILLALVSIGILMSH, from the coding sequence ATGGAGCTGTGGCATTCCGTCGTTCTTGGGATCATTCAGGGTCTGGCAGAATTTCTTCCGATTTCGAGTTCGGGGCATTTGATTATCGTCTCGACCATGCTCCAAGGCCAGCCCTTGCCCATGAGCCTCGAAGTGGCCTTGCACGTCGGCACCATGGTGGCGCTCCTTATTTATTTCTGGCGCGACTGGCTGGATCTTCTACAGGGGTCACTGCAGACGGTGAAGGAAAAGAAACTGAACCCGCGGAGTCAGCTCCTGATCAATATCGTGGTCGGAACAATACCGGCTGCGGTGATCGGGCTCGCCTTCGAACATCAGATCGAACACTTCTTTACAGCCCATCCTTACCTCGTCTGCTTTCCGCTGGTGATCGTCGGAATTTTGCTCTGGTGGATTGATAGGAAGGCACCCGTTCACAGAAAGATGCTGGACTTCGGGCCGAAGCAGGGCTTTTTAGTCGGCGTCGCTCAGGCCTGCGCTCTGTTTCCGGGAACATCGCGCTCCGGTGCGACCATCATCGCCTCCCGGCTTTTGGGCCTGGATCGCAGCGATGCCGCCCGCTTTTCCTTTCTTCTGGGAACGCCCGCCATGGCTGGTGCGGCTGTTTTGAAGGCCGATGAAATCATCGCCAGTATTCACCTTCCCGAATTTTATGTGGGCATGATAGTGTCAGCGGTCACGGGCTGGCTGGTGATTGGCTTTTTGATGCGTTATCTGCGTACATATGGCTTTGGAGTCTTTGCCATTTATCGCATACTCCTGGCCCTCGTGAGCATCGGTATTCTGATGTCCCATTGA
- the ruvB gene encoding Holliday junction branch migration DNA helicase RuvB yields the protein MDIDENLEQQLRPHRFVDYPGQESVKQNLEVYVAAARKRGKPLDHIILHGPPGLGKTTLAKIVAHEMAVPFYQTSGPSIDKPGDLAGILAGVEPGGVLFIDEIHRLPITVEEILYSAMEDFCIDILVGQGPTARTVRMPINPFTLIGATTRVASLSAPFLSRFGIQEHLEFYDAASLAKILQRSAGLWGVELAEEGAFELARRSRGTPRIANRLLRRVRDFADFHGVERLDKDIVDLTLTRLNIDLAGLDRMDRRILRVLQERYNGGPAGIEALASTIGEERTTIEDVYEPFLTHQGFIRRGPRGRELTPQALIHLEAVSQLV from the coding sequence ATGGATATTGACGAGAACCTGGAGCAGCAGCTCAGGCCGCATCGCTTCGTTGACTACCCTGGACAGGAATCGGTTAAACAGAACCTGGAAGTCTATGTGGCCGCCGCGCGCAAACGCGGCAAACCTTTGGACCATATTATTTTGCACGGTCCTCCCGGTCTTGGGAAAACCACGCTTGCAAAAATTGTGGCTCATGAGATGGCTGTTCCTTTTTATCAGACGAGTGGACCCTCGATTGATAAGCCTGGTGACCTGGCCGGTATCCTGGCTGGTGTGGAACCGGGTGGAGTTCTTTTCATTGATGAGATTCACAGGCTGCCGATCACGGTGGAGGAGATTCTCTATTCGGCGATGGAAGACTTCTGCATCGACATCCTTGTGGGGCAAGGACCGACGGCACGCACCGTGCGGATGCCGATCAATCCTTTCACCCTGATTGGTGCGACAACGCGTGTCGCCAGTCTTTCCGCGCCGTTCCTGAGCCGCTTTGGAATTCAGGAGCACCTTGAATTTTATGATGCCGCATCGCTTGCGAAGATTCTGCAGCGCAGCGCTGGCCTTTGGGGTGTGGAACTGGCAGAAGAGGGCGCGTTCGAACTGGCCCGACGTTCCCGTGGTACGCCGCGGATTGCCAACCGACTTTTGCGTCGGGTTCGGGATTTTGCTGACTTTCATGGTGTAGAACGTTTGGATAAGGACATTGTTGATTTAACGCTAACACGCCTTAACATTGACCTTGCTGGCCTTGATCGCATGGATCGCCGTATATTGCGTGTGCTTCAGGAGCGTTACAATGGGGGGCCGGCAGGCATTGAAGCCCTGGCGTCAACGATTGGTGAAGAACGGACAACCATCGAGGATGTGTATGAACCTTTTCTTACGCATCAGGGCTTTATTCGCCGTGGACCGCGTGGCCGCGAGTTGACGCCGCAAGCTTTGATACACCTCGAAGCTGTCAGTCAGTTGGTTTAA